cgtcgtcgtctccgccgccgatccgccccgccgccgccgccgcagatggCGGCGCGGAGGCTGACCAGCCGCGTCGCTGTCGTGGACGAGGACAGGTGCAAGCCGAACAAGTGCGGGCAGGAGTGCAGGAGGAGCTGCCCCGTCGTCAAGATCGGTAAAAAGCTTAAAAACCATGGGATCTCCTCGTGATTTtttattcttgttttttttctccttacCTCGCCGGAATTTCTATAGATTTCTCATCTAGTCTCCAACCCGATCAGATCTGACATTCAGGGTTGTTGTACGTAGATGATGGTTGATTTGATTGTGTCGAGTTATTTCTGGCACGGAAATTGCGTCCTCACACGATCAATCTGTCGAATTGTGTGTGGTTTTGTTTCTTGAGCAGGGAAGCATTGCACTCATCTCTGAAGAACTCTGCATCGGCTGCGGTATTTGCGTCAAGGTATTATAATACTGTGATCGATTATTCGCAATGTGTGTCCCGCTAAGCTAAAACCCTATATAGGATCAATCTTCTCGCTTGTGCGATGTTGATTTGTTTCTTCAGAAGTGCCCATTTGGTGCCATCACCATCATCAACCTTCCAAAGGAATTGGACAAAGACACCACCCATCGCTTTGGCCAAAACAGCTTCAAATTGCACAGGTACTCTTCTTCCATCTCAAGATCAAGGTCCTAATTTCAAATCTCCATAAGAGTGAATTTCGGATTGGGTTGTTTGAGGGGCTAAGTTCCCAATTTAAATGGTTGCATATATCCgattggatatagaggccggtaAAAATTATCCTTCTGTAAAAAAGAAGATCTGACCCTGTTCTTTTCAGATTATTCACCGGATTATCGATTATTCTTCTACTGCATTGTTTGGACCCCTTGTTATTAAGTTATTTTGTTAAGTATATCTATTGAAGTATTTAATTTATCACTATAATCGAGTAGATAATCCGTTGTAATAATCCGCTCAATAATCTAAATTAAACTAGGCACAGACTATTACTGATTCACCTCTTCTTGTAGGCTGCCGGTCCCAATACCTGGTCAAGTTTTGGGCCTTGTTGGGATCAATGGGATTGGCAAGTCCACAGCACTTAACATCTTAGCTGGACAGATCAAGCCTAACTTGGGAAGATATGATGTAATCTCTGCCTTCACTTTTCATATCAACTGCACAAAGATGTTTACTTAGCTCTACATTTCTTGTTCTTCTCCttgttaaatatatatacaagcTAATGTACTGTATAGTTGGCCCATGTCCAGCCCATCGGATGTCCAGCCCATTGGATCTTGTATCTTGTATATACTTCTCTATTGCTAATACTATTGTTAGGTTGCAAGTTAGTtaagatggtatcagagcaatgGTCTGAACCCTAGCTGCCAATTCCCCatcgccggccggcgcggcggcgtgccgccGGCGTTTCACTGCTAAGCAACCTCCTCCAATTCATATTTATCCACTGCTCCACTGTCCTTTTCACCGTCGCCTCGTGGGCTATCGGACCCCAGCGCGATTTGTCGTtgaccgccgtcgccgtcgccgccgccgcgacttTGCCCTTACCCGCGTGGGCCTGCAGTTGCGCAGCCGCGCGGGGACGTCGTCCAACTCTCCGTCCGCCGCTGTCTGCGCGCTTGACCATCTACATcgttgctggcttgctgcaCAGGTCGAGGCCCTGTTCCTCCCATTGCCTGCTGCGGTGCTGCCGCTTCTGCTTTCTGCTTCCAGAAAATCAGAGGAGGAGGCTCTCTGCTATCAGATAAAAGATCAGTAAGCCTGCACTTTCTTGGTGGTACTGCATACCTGCTCTACTAGTTCAACTGGGACACGGATTTTGCTTATCAACTTGGATTGGTTCAGGACTCAAGTAGCTGAGTTGCTAGTGATCTTTGGTTTATACAATTGTTTTGATATATCATGGTGTCAGATGGAATTCTTGGTCCCTATCCATGTGCTGGTATTGCCTCATGTTCATCTATATCAACTGTTACCCCAATTGCCTCCCAACCATGGATTTTGGACTCAGGAGCCTCCTTTCATATGTCATTTGATGATTCATGGCTCACATCATGCCGTCTGGTTAAAAATGGTGCCACCGTTCATACAGCTAATGGAACATTGTGTAAGGTTACTCATCAGGGGTCTATCTCTTCTCCTCAGTTTACAGTACCTAATGTGTCACTTGTTCCAAAACTATCCATGAACCTCATTTCTGTAGGTCAACTCACAGATACAAATTGTTTCGTTGGATTTGATGATACTTCATGCTTTGTGCAAGATCGCCACACAGGAGCTGTCATTGGCACCGGACATCGTCAGAAAAGATCCTGTGGGCTTTATATCCTTGATAGCTTGAGTTTGCCTTCATCCTCCACTAACACACCTTCTGTCTATTCTCCTATGTGCTCTACAGCTTGTAAATCCTTCCCACAGTGGCACCATCGTTTGGGTCACTTGTGTGGCTCTCGCCTAGCAACTCTTATCAATCAAGGCGTTCTTGGTTCCGTCCCTGTTGACACTACCTTTGTTTGCAAAGGTTGTAAACTTGGTAAGCAAGTACAGCTTCCATATCCTTCCAGTACCTCCAGGTCGAGTCGACCTTTTGATTTGGTTCACTCTGATGTTTGGGGAAAGTCCCCCTTTCCTTCAAAAGGAGGCCACAACTACTATGTTATTTTTGTTGATGATTATTCTAGATATACATGGATCTATTTCATGAAGCATCGGTCTCAGCTAATTTCTATATATCAGTCTTTTGCCCAGATGATTCATACTCAGTTCTCTAGTGCAATTCGTATTTTCCGCTCAGACTCCGGAGGAGAGTATATGTCAAATGCTTTTCGTGAATTTTTGGTATCTCAGGGCACTCTTCCTCAACTTTCTTGTCCTGGTGCTCATGCTCAAAATGGTGTTGCTGAGCGTAAACATCGCCACATCATTGAGACTGCTAGAACTCTTCTCATTGCATCATTTGTTCCAGCTCATTTCTGGGCAGAGGCTATTTCTACAGCTGTATATCTCATCAACATGCAACCATCTTCTTCTTTGCAAGGCAGGTCCCCTGGAGAAGTGTTGTTTGGCTCTCCTCCCCGCTATGATCACCTTCGAGTTTTTGGTTGTACTTGCTATGTTTTACTAGCCCCACGTGAGCGCACCAAGTTGACAGCCCAATCAGTTGAGTGTGTTTTTCTTGGATATAGTCTTGAGCATAAAGGCTATCGCTGTTATGATCCTTCTGCACGTCGAATTCGTATCTCCCGAGATGTTACTTTTGATGAGAACAAACCCTTCTTCTATTCTTCTACTAATCAGCCTTCTTCTCCAGAAAATTCCATCTCCTTCCTTTACCTTCCACCTATTCCTTCACCAGAGTCTTTACCTTCATCACCAATAACCCCATCACCATCGCCTATACCTCCTTCTGTACCTTCACCAACATATgtaccacctccaccaccttccCCTTCACCCTCACCTGTATCGCCTCCACCATCACACATCCCAGCTTCCTCATCACCTCCACATGTTCCTTCCACTATAACATTAGACACTTTTCCTTTCCACTACAGTCGTAGACCCAAAATTCCTAACGAATCACAACCCTCCCAACCTACCCTTGAGGATCCAACATGTTCCGTTGATGATTCATCTCCTGCTCCGAGGTACAACTTGCGTGCTCGTGATGCTCTTCGTGCACCTAATAgagatgattttgttgttgggGTTGTGTTTGAGCCATCTACTTATCAGGAGGCAATTGTTTTACCTCATTGGAAATTGGCTATGTCAGAGGAGCTTGCTGCACTAGAGCGTACCAACACGTGGGATGTTGTCCCGTTGCCATCTCATGCTGTTCCAATCACCTGTAAGTGGGTTTATAAAGTTAAGACCAAATCAGATGGTCAAGTTGAGAGATACAAGGCTCGCCTTGTTGCGCGAGGTTTCCAGCAAGCTCATGGTCGAGACTATGATGAGACATTTGCTCCTGTTGCTCATATGACTACGGTGCGTACTTTAATTGCCGTGGCAGCTACCCGTTCTTGGACTATCTCACAAATGGATGTCAAGAAtgcttttcttcatggtgatCTTCATGAGGAGGTATATATGCATCCACCACCAGGTGTGGAAGCTCCACCAGGACATGTATTTCGCCTTCGGCGTGCACTTTATGGTCTCAAGCAGGCCCCTCGTGCTTGGTTTGCACGCTTCAGCTCAGTGGTACTTGCAGCTGGGTTTTCTCCTAGCGATCATGACCCAGCACTATTCATTCATACTTCCTCCCGTGGTCGTACTTTGTTGTTACTCTATGTGGATGACATGTTGATTACAGGGGATGATTTGGAGTACATTGCTTTCGTGAAAGGGAAACTCAGCGAACAGTTTATGATGTCTGATTTGGGACCACTCAGCTACTTTCTAGGGATTGAAGTCACCTCTACTGTTGATGGTTACTATCTTTCTCAACACCGTTATATTGAGGATCTTCTTGCTCAGTCAGGCCTCACTGATAGTAGAACAACTACTACTCCTATGGAGTTGCATGTCCGACTTCGTTCCACAGATGGAACTCCTCTTGATGACCCCTCACGGTATCGACATCTTGTGGGTAGCCTTGTCTATCTTACTGTCACTAGGCCGGATATTGCTTATGCTGTTCATATCTTGAGTCAGTTTGTCAGTGCTCCGATTTCAGTTCACTATGGTCACTTGCTTCGTGTCTTACGATATTTGAGGGGCACTACAACTCAATGCTTGTTCTATGCAGCATCTAGCCCGCTTCAGCTTCGCGCTTTCTCGGACTCTACTTGGGCAAGTGATCCTATTGATCGTCGCTCTGTCACTGGCTATTGTATTTTTCTTGGCACTTCTCTCCTCACTTGGAAGTCCAAGAAACAAACAGCGGTATCTCGATCTAGTACTGAGGCTGAACTTCGGGCTCTTGCCACAACCACTTCAGAGATTGTGTGGTTGCGTTGGCTACTAGCTGATTTTGGTGTCTCTTGTGATGTCCCGACACCTCTTTTATGTGACAACACCGGAGCTATACAAATCGCCAATGATCCAATCAAGCATGAATTGACGAAGCATATTGGCGTTGATGCATCTTTCACACGTTCTCATTGTCAGCAGTCAACAATTGCTCTCCACTATGTGCCCTCCGAGCTACAAGTCGCTGATTTCTTCACCAAGGCCCAAACTCGAGAGCATCATCGGTTACATCTTCTCAAACTCAATGTGGTAGATCCACCTTGAGTTTGAAGGGGGGtgttaaatatatatacaagcTAATGTACTGTATAGTTGGCCCATGTCCAGCCCATCGGATGTCCAGCCCATTGGATCTTGTATCTTGTATATACTTCTCTATTGCTAATACTATTGTTAGGTTGCAAGTTAGTTAAGACTCCTTTCTTTGCAGGATCCACCTGATTGGCATGAAATCCTTGCGTACTTCCATGGGTCTGAACTTCAGAATTACTTCAAGCGTATGGTCGAGGATAACCTCAAGGTGCATGTTTTTTTACTCGATTGCCTTTCACCCTCAATGAAGTGTTTCTGCACTGTATCATCATGTAAATAAACTGCTGCAATACATGCAAATCATCGATGaaatcatgcatttttttttctagcaatCCACCTATGCTTTTAGTCATCAAGTGTCATCAAGTGTAGTGCTTTTCTCACCTTTTGTACTCCCCTCTGTACAGCCTATCATGAAGCCTCAGGTTGAGATCATGCACAAAAACCGGAATTCTTTTCAAGTAAGTGTAGGCCAACTACTTGACCGGAAAGATGAGAGGGGTATGAAAGATCAGCTGTGCAACGGCCTCCAATTGAACGAAGTTATTGACCGAAAAGTGGCAAAACTTTCTGGTGGTGAGCTCCAAAGAGTTGGAATAGCAGCAGCTGCCCTGCAAAGCGCGGATGTTTACATGTTTGATGAGCCATCAAGTTATCTTGATGTTAAGCAGAGGCTTAATGCTGCACGAGTCATAAAGTCCCTGCTTAGAACAAACAGGTAATTTGTAACCTTCTTTCATGATTAATCTTACTACTTTTTTGACTGATAGCTTCAAGAAATTTACCATCATTTGCCTCCCTAATTTTGTTTTCAGCTATGTTATCGTGGTGGAACATGACTTGAGTGTCTTAGATTACATGTCCGACTATATTTGCTGCTTATATGGGTAACCTGGAGCTTATGGTGTTGTTACGCTGCCATTTTCGGTTCGAGAAGGTATCAATATTTTCCTGGCTGGATTTATTCCAACAGAAAATCTTCGGTTTCGAGATGAATCTCTTACATTCAACGTAAGCTAACATATGCACATAGGATTTGAGATCATTTTTCAGTGATGAAACTTTCTTCTTTACTATATTCGTATTGTCCTTTCAGATTGCAGATGCCCAGGAGGATGCTGAGATTAAGACATATCAGCGGTACAAGTACCCTACCATGAGCAAAACAATTGGTAACTTCAAGCTCACTGTCATGGAAGGTGAATTCACTGATTCTCAGATTTTTGTGATGCTTGGTGAGAACGGAACAGGGAAGACCACATTCATCAAGATGCTGGTACATCTCTCTCTCACCCTTTCCTCCACCTCCCATCTCTCTGTCACTCTTATGAGTTCAAGTACCTCAAATGATACAAATAGATACTTTGCACTCTAGATTTATCTACCATTATTCAAGGTTGGAATAAGCATTTATAGCAGTGGTATGCACAATGTTGTGCCTGCCTCAGCAATTTTATAGATTGATTTGTGTCAAAAATTGCTGTTCGCTTAGCTAATGTGAACCCGGTGGTGCTGAAAACCTAATGGTATGGATACCATTGAGATAATGTTTGGTTGACAATGATGACTTTGGTTtaatgtaatttatttttctttagttTCTATATTTAGCAGTCGTCTAAAAGCTTATTAGAATATTACTACCAGCTTTCTTAAAGTGTGTGAATTTTGTTTTCTTACGATATTAAGGGTTTTATACTTGTCTTTCTGATGATGATGCAAATATTTCTTCCAATTGCACATATAAAGATTTAAGTTATATCTGTTTCCTTGTCTTAACAACTATTAGCAATCCAATTTGCACTCGATAGTTGGAGCATTCAGTATCCTATGTTCACTGTTTATCATGACTCGACAGGCCGGGGTGGAGAAACCAGACACTGTGGACGGAATTGATATTGAAGTTCCTGAATTTTGTGTGTCCTACAAGCCACAGAAGCTTGCATCAACTTACCAGGGTACAGTGAGGCAATTTCTTCATGAGAAAATAAGGGATTCATACACTCATCCTCAGTTTGTGTCCGATGTCATGAAGCCACTAAAAATGCAACAACTCATGGACCAGGAGGTTCAGCATTTATCGTGTGGACAGCTCCAGAGAGTTGCATTATGCATTTGTCTTGGAAAGGTATTGTCCAATTTTACCTCAACTTTGCGTTAGTAGGTATCTGAAATTGAATGCTATTTACGGGAATAAACTCTATACTATTTCCATGCTCTATTGTTTCTAAAAGATCCAGGGACCAGGGTATGCCGTTTTTGCATGTTGAATATACTAAATGTCTTTCTCTCATGTTAGTATAGTGCATGTTAGGTTTAAATTCTAGCTTAATGTTTTGGATACTTATACCGTTATACGCAAATATTTATTCAGACTAAGGATGCAAATGCTGTCAGCTTATGGATACTAACTTCTTGGTTGTTTTTTCCAGCCTGCAGATATTTATTTGATTGATGAACCAAGCGCATCTCTCGATTCAGAGCAGCGTCTTGTTGCCTCAAAGGTTATCAAAAGATTTATCATGCATGCAAAGAAAACTGCGTTTATTGTCGAGCATGATTTCATTATGGCAACCTACTTAGCCGACAGGGTTATCGTCTACGAGGGACAGCCTGCTGTTGACTGTACTGCCAATGCACCACAGTCTTTGCTATCCGGGATGAATAAGTTCTTATCAGTAAGTGCAGCCATCATCCATCAACCAAGTTATAAACTTATAATAACTTACTATAATAGTACTAACTCAAGTTTGTTTCTTCTTTACTAACTTCATCTTTGTTTCCCTGCCCTAattatttctctcttttgttAATTGTCATTGTGGATTTGTGGCAGCATCTTGAGATTACTTTTAGAAGAGATCCAACCAACTTTAGGCCACGGATAAACAAACTGGATTCTGCAAAAGACAGGGAACAGAAGTCTGCAGGATCCTACTATTACCTCTGAAAGTGGGCACAATTGTTGATACTTTGCTACTACCACTGTATAGCATTGTGCCTATGGTGCTTGCAGTTGAGGGAACAAGAGCGGGTTCGGAAAATGGGGCGCAGCGGAACAGGAAGGAAGCCATGTTTGGACCATTTCATGGAACAAGTAAGAAGATAGGACAACACAAACAAGAGCAGGAACATGGTAACCTCTTGTGGAATCTACTGAAATCACACAGAGGAAATGCAGGAACTGCTGAGGTGGTTAAATCAGATCAAGGATCCTACACCAAAAGTAGTTTGGAGATGGATTACACGATGGCGCGGAGCATTATGTCGGTAGGGAATCCAAAATTCTACAAAATTAGGCATGATTGCACTATAGGTGTTTAGGCCTTGTTGAGAATTATCTTATGCTCTTTTGTCAACTTTTGTGCAGGTCTTCAGACTCAAGGAATTGCAGAATGATCAGAGGTCCCCAGCCTTTTAGAATGCCTCCTAGTATGCATGATGGTAAAGGAATTCTCTACTGGTAGGAAGTCCATAATTCCAAAAAATGTTAAGCATTACCAGCATTACGCATTTACGCCTCTTATGCTGATTTATCAAATTTTAAGCAGGACTTCAGCCTCAGCGATCGCAGGACGCGATGAGATGTCGTGAAGTCATCAATGCCACGGCGGATAATGTTTGCGGGAGTTTGGTCAAGAAGTGAAAGAACTTCATGGGATTTCGTTTGTTGCTGGTTTTTAGACTTTAGAATGCTATTTGGGTTTATGGAATGTTTTGTGAACTTCTGAGATGTTTTATCATGTGGCGCGCCAGGTTTTTTGTCCCATAGATTGTATTCGAGATTTGAATACAAACAGTGGGTTTTCCTGGCGCCTTGAACCAGCAATTTATTTGCTATATGCTGGACTTGATTTAACTAAAAACGAGTATTGAGTTGTTTTATATGGTTGGTGCGTTTGTTTTGTTCTGGGAATCCAGGAGTGGTCAGGTTCACCTGTGAAATCTACTTCAGTAAAATGTGACCAAATTGAGTATTATACTATTATTTTATACTATTTGAGTGTACTGTTCTGGAATCTTAAAAGTTATAAATGCTGGATCCTCAATCTTAATCTTCAAAACTGTTCAATTTGACCATTCATCCATCTTGCTTTCTGGTTGTTTTGATGCTGTGAGCCTGCGAGGTTGAATCACATCCAGAGAAGTCCTGCAACAGCCTATTTGTATTGAGAAATATGTGGTTTAGACAGTGAAAAGTTGTTCCATGTAGAGATTTAGGATGATAGAAAATGTGAAGCTGTTTCACTGCGCCATCCCTGCTGTATCAGATACAAATCTTACAGACATGGATGGTCTTCACCTCGATCGAGCTGCAGCTTTATCTCGTTTCATGATTTCGTATCAATTTCAGGTTAGAGATTTcaggaatttttttcatttttaaatttttttaaaaaatatttacagaaataatctatcgtcgggaaaatttacaaaaatagaccctgccgccctagtggagggcggcaagctgacgtggcagacggcggctcgacggcgccaTGTGCGCATTTTGCGCTTTGGTCCTTACCGCCCTTACAGAGGGCGACAAGGGGTGAAATACAATTTGCCGAGCTGGATCGAAGCATTTGGCTAGTTTTTTTTGCATCTAGGCCCCTTGCCGCGACGCAAAAAAACCAGCCAAATGATTCTTTCCAGCTCGGTTGATAATGGCCCTTCCCGGGCT
Above is a window of Oryza sativa Japonica Group chromosome 10, ASM3414082v1 DNA encoding:
- the LOC107279100 gene encoding ABC transporter E family member 1-like, whose product is MAARRLTSRVAVVDEDRCKPNKCGQECRRSCPVVKIDLTFRVVGSIALISEELCIGCGICVKKCPFGAITIINLPKELDKDTTHRFGQNSFKLHRLPVPIPGQVLGLVGINGIGKSTALNILAGQIKPNLGRYDVEALFLPLPAAVLPLLLSASRKSEEEALCYQIKDQ